A window of Leclercia adecarboxylata contains these coding sequences:
- a CDS encoding beta-ketoacyl-ACP synthase, which translates to MTRRVVITGMGGVTAFGETWASVAGRLREYKNAVRKMPEWTIYDGLHTLLAAPIDDFTLPDRYTRKRIRAMGRVSLLSTRATELALEQAGLLDDPVLTQGETGIAYGSSTGSTGPVSEFATMLTEKHTRNITGTTYVQMMPHTTAVNTGLFFGLRGRVIPTSSACTSGSQAIGYAWEAIRHGYQTVMVAGGAEELCPSEAAVFDTLFATSQRNDAPQSTPSPFDIQRDGLVIGEGAGTLILEELEHAKARGATIYGEIVGFATNCDAAHITQPQRETMQICIEKSLKSAGLSPQDIGYISAHGTATDRGDIAESQATAAVFGDSVPISSLKSYFGHTLGACGALEAWMSLQMMREGWFAPTLNLRQPDEQCGALDYIMGEARHIDCEYLQSNNFAFGGINTSIIIKRWA; encoded by the coding sequence ATGACGCGTCGGGTGGTGATCACGGGCATGGGCGGTGTTACTGCCTTTGGGGAGACGTGGGCGTCGGTGGCTGGCCGCTTACGTGAGTATAAAAACGCGGTGCGCAAAATGCCGGAGTGGACGATCTATGACGGTCTGCACACCCTGCTTGCCGCACCGATCGATGATTTTACCCTGCCGGATCGCTACACCCGCAAGCGCATCCGCGCCATGGGCCGCGTGTCGCTGCTGTCGACCCGCGCCACCGAACTGGCTCTGGAGCAGGCGGGGTTACTTGACGATCCTGTCCTCACCCAGGGCGAGACCGGCATTGCCTATGGCTCGTCCACCGGCAGCACCGGCCCGGTGAGCGAGTTCGCCACCATGCTGACCGAGAAGCACACCAGGAACATTACCGGCACCACCTACGTGCAGATGATGCCGCACACCACGGCGGTGAACACCGGCCTGTTCTTCGGCCTGCGCGGGCGGGTGATCCCCACCTCCAGCGCCTGTACCTCCGGCAGCCAGGCGATTGGTTATGCGTGGGAGGCTATCCGCCACGGCTATCAGACGGTGATGGTGGCAGGCGGCGCCGAGGAGCTCTGCCCGTCGGAGGCGGCGGTGTTCGATACCCTTTTCGCCACCAGCCAGCGTAACGATGCCCCGCAATCCACCCCGTCACCCTTCGATATCCAGCGCGACGGACTGGTGATCGGCGAAGGCGCAGGGACCCTGATTCTGGAAGAGCTGGAGCATGCGAAGGCGCGCGGCGCCACTATTTACGGGGAGATTGTCGGCTTCGCCACCAACTGCGACGCGGCGCATATCACCCAGCCGCAGCGGGAAACCATGCAGATTTGCATTGAGAAGTCGCTGAAGTCCGCCGGACTGAGCCCGCAGGATATCGGCTATATTTCGGCGCACGGCACCGCCACCGACCGGGGGGATATCGCCGAAAGCCAGGCCACCGCCGCGGTGTTTGGCGACAGCGTGCCGATCTCCTCTCTGAAGAGCTATTTCGGCCATACCTTAGGGGCCTGCGGCGCGCTGGAGGCGTGGATGAGCCTGCAGATGATGCGCGAGGGCTGGTTCGCGCCGACCCTCAATTTAAGACAACCGGATGAGCAATGCGGCGCGTTAGATTATATTATGGGGGAAGCCCGTCACATTGACTGCGAATACCTGCAGAGCAACAACTTCGCGTTCGGCGGCATTAATACTTCCATAATCATTAAACGCTGGGCGTGA
- the acpT gene encoding 4'-phosphopantetheinyl transferase AcpT, with the protein MYQFLLGKISTLSADPIASALSEQAPEGARRIPWLAGRTLLARALSPAPVPEIVFGEQGKPAFVDAKPCWFNLSHSGDDIALLLSDEGEVGCDIEVIRPRDNWQALANAVFSVAEHDELERERPEAKLSAFWRIWTRKEAIVKQRGGSAWQIVSIDSTFTSALSVSHFQYGELSLAVCTPTPFTLHDGALQVL; encoded by the coding sequence ATGTACCAGTTTCTTCTGGGAAAAATTTCTACCCTCAGCGCTGACCCTATAGCGTCAGCGCTTTCTGAGCAGGCGCCTGAAGGGGCGCGCCGCATTCCCTGGCTGGCCGGGCGGACGCTGCTCGCCCGGGCCTTATCCCCCGCCCCGGTACCGGAAATTGTCTTCGGTGAACAGGGCAAACCGGCGTTCGTCGATGCAAAGCCCTGCTGGTTTAACCTGAGCCACAGCGGGGATGATATTGCCCTGCTGTTAAGCGACGAAGGCGAAGTGGGCTGCGACATCGAAGTAATTCGCCCGCGGGATAACTGGCAGGCGCTGGCCAATGCCGTCTTTAGCGTCGCCGAACATGACGAGCTGGAGCGGGAGCGGCCTGAGGCTAAACTGTCGGCCTTCTGGCGTATCTGGACGCGCAAAGAGGCCATCGTCAAACAGCGCGGCGGCAGCGCCTGGCAGATTGTCAGTATCGACAGCACCTTCACTTCAGCGCTCAGCGTCAGCCATTTTCAGTACGGCGAACTGAGTCTTGCGGTCTGTACGCCAACGCCCTTCACCCTCCATGACGGTGCGCTTCAGGTGCTGTAA
- the uspB gene encoding universal stress protein UspB: protein MISTVALFWALCVVCIVNMARYFSSLRALLVVLRGCDPLLYQYVDGGGFFTSHGQPSKQMRLVWYIYAQRYRDHHDDEFIRRCERLRRQFILTSALCGLVVVSMIALLIWH, encoded by the coding sequence ATGATTAGCACCGTCGCATTGTTTTGGGCGTTATGTGTGGTTTGCATTGTGAATATGGCGCGTTATTTCTCATCCTTGCGCGCGCTATTAGTGGTTCTTCGTGGCTGCGATCCGTTGCTTTATCAATATGTGGACGGCGGGGGCTTCTTCACCTCGCACGGGCAGCCCAGCAAACAGATGCGTCTGGTGTGGTATATCTACGCCCAGCGCTATCGCGATCATCATGATGATGAGTTTATCCGTCGCTGTGAACGCCTGCGCCGTCAGTTCATCCTGACCAGCGCGCTGTGCGGCCTGGTGGTGGTGAGCATGATCGCTCTCCTCATCTGGCATTGA
- a CDS encoding HAD family hydrolase: MTNMIADEAVAKSRVLSVFDFDGTLTHHDSFIPFLRFAFGKRYFAGRLVRMALPTIHCVRRKLTRDELKEVLIRTFLTGVDEHWLREQAERFCEKYWDKLMRPQGVLAVAAEVNSGAEVTICSASPALVLQPWADKLGIKLIGTQLEVKNGKLTGRITGHNCRCAQKVARLEHVYGSLSNYHVRAWGDTRGDHELLAAAQDPHWRHFHPPRARRNSPIK; the protein is encoded by the coding sequence ATGACCAATATGATTGCCGATGAGGCTGTGGCTAAATCCCGCGTCCTCTCCGTGTTCGACTTTGACGGTACGCTGACGCATCACGACAGCTTTATTCCGTTTTTACGCTTTGCGTTTGGTAAGCGCTACTTTGCCGGTCGCCTGGTGCGGATGGCCCTCCCCACTATTCACTGCGTACGCCGCAAGCTGACCCGTGATGAACTGAAAGAAGTGCTGATCAGAACCTTCCTGACCGGCGTGGATGAGCACTGGCTGCGCGAGCAGGCAGAGCGGTTCTGCGAAAAGTACTGGGACAAACTGATGCGCCCGCAGGGCGTGCTGGCGGTCGCGGCGGAGGTGAACTCCGGTGCGGAAGTGACTATCTGCTCCGCCTCTCCGGCGCTGGTGCTGCAGCCGTGGGCCGACAAGCTCGGCATTAAACTGATTGGCACCCAGCTGGAAGTGAAAAACGGCAAGCTGACCGGGCGGATCACCGGCCATAACTGCCGCTGTGCGCAGAAAGTGGCGCGGCTGGAGCACGTCTACGGCAGCCTGAGCAACTATCACGTCCGCGCCTGGGGCGACACCCGTGGCGATCACGAGCTGCTGGCGGCGGCGCAGGATCCGCACTGGCGTCATTTCCATCCGCCGCGTGCGCGGCGGAATTCACCGATTAAATAA
- a CDS encoding LysR family transcriptional regulator, with protein sequence MHKTTLEQWALLERVVALGSFARAASDTHRSQSSVSYNLSLLQERLGVALLVQEGRKAVLTPEGELLLNQVKPLLNAFTLLETRASTLRNGMRTRLDLVVDSIFPRRHLFAILRQFQQRYPQTQVHLTEILENSGEALTQSEADVMVLTRRQDVTGRGEWLMNIDFVAVAHREHPLFEQGAPLNDDMLRPWPLIQIAGQNYAALPGGEAWTFSTIDAAIDAVMYQVGYGWLPEERIQPQLESGVLKVLPLNHGTRRATPLHLIVKRTLAPLDEQVETLLHLFRQPS encoded by the coding sequence ATGCATAAAACCACCCTTGAGCAGTGGGCGCTGCTTGAACGCGTTGTTGCGCTGGGCAGCTTTGCCCGTGCCGCCAGCGATACCCACCGCAGCCAGTCTTCGGTGAGCTATAACCTGTCGCTGTTGCAGGAGCGGCTGGGCGTGGCGCTCCTGGTTCAGGAGGGGCGTAAGGCGGTGCTGACCCCGGAAGGTGAGCTGCTGTTAAATCAGGTCAAACCGCTGCTTAACGCCTTTACCCTGCTGGAGACTCGCGCCTCGACGCTGCGCAACGGGATGCGTACCCGGCTGGACCTGGTGGTGGACAGCATTTTTCCTCGCCGTCACTTGTTTGCCATTCTGCGTCAGTTTCAGCAGCGCTATCCGCAAACCCAGGTGCATCTGACCGAAATCCTGGAGAACAGCGGCGAGGCGCTGACCCAGAGCGAAGCCGACGTGATGGTGCTAACCCGCCGCCAGGATGTGACCGGGCGCGGCGAGTGGCTGATGAATATTGATTTTGTCGCCGTGGCGCACCGGGAGCACCCGCTGTTTGAACAGGGCGCGCCGCTCAACGATGACATGCTACGCCCCTGGCCACTCATCCAGATCGCCGGGCAGAATTACGCCGCGCTTCCCGGGGGCGAAGCCTGGACCTTCTCCACCATCGATGCCGCTATTGATGCGGTGATGTATCAGGTGGGATATGGCTGGCTGCCGGAGGAGCGAATTCAGCCACAGCTGGAAAGCGGTGTGCTGAAAGTGCTGCCCCTGAATCACGGCACCCGCCGTGCCACGCCGCTACATCTGATCGTGAAACGCACCCTCGCCCCGCTCGATGAACAGGTTGAAACCTTACTGCACCTCTTCCGCCAGCCATCATAA
- a CDS encoding SDR family NAD(P)-dependent oxidoreductase yields MKIDLTGKVALVTASTGGIGFAIARGLAESGAEVIVNGRSIDSVNRGIQQLQQQIPGVQVRAAVADLSTQEGVEALLKVASGVDILVNNAGIYGPQDFYATDDETWNNYWQTNVMSGVRLSRALLPGMVQKGWGRVVFISSESACNIPADMIHYGVTKTAQLSLARGLAKFVAGSGVTVNSVLPGPTMSDGFAEMMKDEIEKTGKSLETLAKEFVMANRPSSVIQRAATVDEVANMVVYVCSQQASATSGAALRVDGGVVDDII; encoded by the coding sequence ATGAAAATCGATCTTACGGGAAAAGTCGCCCTGGTCACCGCCTCAACCGGCGGTATTGGTTTCGCCATCGCCAGAGGCCTGGCGGAAAGCGGCGCAGAGGTGATCGTTAACGGACGCAGCATCGACTCGGTCAACCGGGGCATCCAGCAGCTGCAGCAACAGATACCCGGCGTTCAGGTGCGGGCGGCGGTTGCCGATCTCAGTACGCAGGAGGGCGTAGAGGCCCTGCTTAAGGTCGCCTCCGGCGTGGATATCCTCGTCAACAACGCCGGGATCTACGGCCCTCAGGATTTTTACGCCACCGACGATGAAACCTGGAATAACTACTGGCAAACCAACGTGATGTCCGGCGTGCGCCTCTCACGCGCCCTGCTGCCTGGCATGGTGCAAAAAGGCTGGGGCCGGGTGGTGTTTATCTCCTCCGAGTCGGCGTGCAATATTCCGGCGGACATGATCCACTATGGGGTGACCAAAACCGCGCAGCTGTCGCTGGCCCGCGGGCTGGCAAAATTTGTCGCCGGGAGCGGCGTCACCGTTAACAGCGTCCTGCCTGGCCCGACGATGTCGGACGGCTTTGCTGAGATGATGAAAGACGAGATAGAAAAAACCGGCAAGTCGCTGGAGACGCTGGCAAAAGAGTTCGTGATGGCAAATCGCCCAAGCTCGGTGATCCAGCGGGCCGCCACGGTAGACGAAGTGGCGAACATGGTGGTTTACGTCTGTTCGCAGCAGGCCTCCGCCACCTCCGGCGCGGCGCTGCGCGTGGATGGCGGCGTAGTGGACGACATCATCTAG
- a CDS encoding NAD(P)/FAD-dependent oxidoreductase, whose translation MEKYDAIIIGAGAAGLFCAAMAGQAGRRVLLLDNGKKPGRKILMSGGGRCNFTNLYIEPAAYLSQNRHFCKSALARYTQWDFIDLVGKHGIAWHEKTLGQLFCDDSAQQIVDMLVAECEKGQVTLRLRSEVLEVTRDDTGYTLQLNGETVSAEKLVIASGGLSMPGLGATPFGYKIAEQFGLKVLPTRAGLVPFTLHKPLLEQLQTLSGVSVPSVITAEDGTVFRENLLFTHRGLSGPAVLQISSYWQPGEFVTINLVPDCDLERFLDEQRAAHPNQSLKNTLAMQLPKRLVECLQLLGQIPDVSLKQLNTREQQALVDTLSAWRVQPNGTEGYRTAEVTLGGVDTNELSSRTMEARNVPGLYFIGEVMDVTGWLGGYNFQWAWASAWACAEALAEK comes from the coding sequence GTGGAAAAGTATGATGCCATCATTATTGGCGCCGGTGCGGCAGGTTTATTCTGTGCGGCGATGGCCGGACAGGCAGGGCGCCGGGTTCTGCTGCTCGATAACGGCAAAAAGCCTGGCCGAAAAATCCTGATGTCGGGTGGGGGACGCTGCAATTTTACTAACCTTTATATCGAACCTGCGGCTTATCTGAGCCAGAACCGTCATTTTTGCAAATCTGCGCTGGCACGCTACACCCAGTGGGACTTCATCGACCTTGTGGGCAAACACGGTATTGCCTGGCACGAGAAAACGCTGGGGCAGCTGTTTTGTGACGATTCCGCGCAGCAAATCGTCGATATGCTGGTGGCGGAGTGCGAAAAAGGCCAGGTTACCCTGCGGCTGCGCAGCGAAGTGCTGGAAGTGACGCGAGACGACACGGGGTATACCCTGCAACTGAACGGTGAAACCGTGAGCGCAGAAAAGCTGGTGATCGCCAGCGGCGGCCTCTCCATGCCGGGGCTGGGCGCGACGCCGTTTGGCTATAAAATTGCCGAACAGTTTGGCCTGAAGGTTTTACCCACCCGCGCTGGCCTGGTGCCGTTCACCCTGCACAAACCGCTGCTGGAACAGCTGCAAACGCTCTCCGGGGTCTCGGTACCCTCGGTTATTACTGCCGAAGACGGCACGGTGTTCCGTGAGAACCTGCTGTTCACCCATCGCGGCCTTTCCGGTCCGGCGGTGCTGCAAATCTCCAGCTACTGGCAGCCGGGCGAGTTCGTCACCATCAATTTAGTACCTGATTGCGACCTGGAGCGCTTCCTTGACGAGCAGCGTGCAGCGCACCCTAACCAGAGCCTGAAAAATACCCTGGCCATGCAGCTGCCGAAGCGGCTGGTGGAGTGTCTGCAACTGCTGGGGCAAATTCCTGACGTGTCGCTAAAGCAGCTCAACACCCGCGAGCAGCAGGCGCTGGTCGACACCTTAAGCGCCTGGCGCGTACAGCCGAACGGCACCGAAGGCTATCGCACTGCGGAAGTGACTCTGGGCGGCGTGGACACCAATGAACTCTCTTCACGCACCATGGAAGCCCGCAACGTGCCGGGACTCTATTTTATCGGCGAAGTGATGGACGTCACCGGCTGGCTGGGTGGCTATAACTTCCAGTGGGCGTGGGCCAGCGCCTGGGCCTGCGCAGAAGCGCTGGCAGAGAAGTAG
- the pitA gene encoding inorganic phosphate transporter PitA, giving the protein MLHLFAGLDFHTGLLLLLALAFVLFYEAINGFHDTANAVATVIYTRALRSQVAVVMAAVFNFFGVLLGGLSVAYAIVHMLPTDLLLNVSSGHGLAMVFSLLFAAIIWNLGTWYFGLPASSSHTLIGAIIGIGLTNALMTGTSVVDALNIPKVLGIFGSLIISPIVGLVVAGGLIFLLRRYWSGTKKRARIHLTPAEREKKDGKKKPPFWTRIALIISAIGVAFSHGANDGQKGIGLVMLVLIGVAPAGFVVNMNASGYEITRTRDAINNVETYFQQRPDLLKKATGVDQLIPSPEAGATQPAEFHCHPANAISALERAKGMLTDVESYDKLSVEQRGQMRRIMLCISDVTDKVSKLPEVSADDKRLLKKLKVDMLNTIEYAPIWIIMAVALALGLGTMIGWRRVATTIGEKIGKKGMTYAQGMSAQMTAAVSIGLASYTGMPVSTTHVLSSSVAGTMLVDGGGLQRKTVTSILMAWVFTLPASILLSGCLYWISLQFL; this is encoded by the coding sequence ATGCTACATTTGTTTGCTGGCCTGGATTTCCATACCGGGCTTTTACTCTTGCTTGCTCTGGCCTTTGTATTGTTCTACGAAGCGATTAACGGCTTCCACGATACTGCAAACGCAGTGGCAACGGTTATCTACACGCGGGCATTACGATCGCAAGTTGCGGTAGTGATGGCTGCGGTGTTTAACTTCTTCGGCGTTCTTCTGGGAGGTCTGAGCGTAGCCTACGCCATTGTGCATATGCTGCCAACGGATCTGCTGTTGAATGTCAGCTCTGGCCATGGCCTTGCTATGGTGTTCTCTCTGCTGTTTGCTGCAATTATCTGGAACCTCGGTACCTGGTATTTCGGCCTGCCAGCATCCAGTTCTCACACGCTGATCGGCGCTATCATCGGTATTGGTTTAACCAATGCGCTGATGACCGGTACGTCTGTGGTGGACGCGCTGAACATCCCTAAAGTTCTGGGTATTTTCGGTTCACTGATTATCTCTCCGATTGTCGGTCTGGTTGTGGCGGGGGGATTGATCTTCCTGCTGCGTCGTTACTGGAGCGGTACCAAAAAACGTGCCCGTATCCACCTGACGCCAGCCGAGCGTGAAAAGAAAGACGGTAAGAAAAAGCCGCCATTCTGGACGCGTATCGCCCTGATCATCTCTGCTATCGGCGTGGCCTTCTCTCACGGCGCTAACGACGGTCAGAAAGGCATTGGTCTGGTAATGCTGGTATTGATCGGCGTGGCCCCTGCTGGCTTCGTGGTGAATATGAATGCATCCGGTTACGAAATCACCCGTACCCGTGACGCCATCAACAACGTTGAAACCTATTTCCAGCAGCGTCCTGACCTGCTGAAAAAAGCGACCGGCGTTGACCAGCTGATCCCTTCTCCGGAAGCGGGCGCGACCCAACCGGCTGAGTTCCATTGCCATCCGGCCAATGCGATCAGTGCCCTGGAGCGCGCAAAAGGGATGCTGACGGACGTTGAGAGCTACGACAAACTCTCCGTTGAGCAGCGTGGCCAGATGCGTCGCATCATGCTGTGCATCTCCGACGTGACCGACAAAGTGTCCAAACTGCCTGAAGTGTCTGCTGACGACAAACGTCTGCTGAAGAAACTGAAAGTAGACATGCTGAACACCATCGAGTACGCACCTATCTGGATCATCATGGCGGTAGCGCTGGCGCTGGGTCTTGGTACGATGATCGGCTGGCGTCGCGTGGCAACCACCATTGGCGAGAAGATCGGTAAAAAAGGCATGACCTATGCCCAGGGGATGTCCGCTCAGATGACGGCGGCAGTCTCTATCGGTCTGGCCAGCTACACCGGTATGCCGGTATCCACAACCCACGTTCTCTCTTCGTCCGTGGCGGGGACCATGCTGGTTGATGGCGGCGGTCTGCAGCGTAAAACCGTGACCAGCATTCTGATGGCGTGGGTATTTACCCTGCCGGCTTCGATTCTGCTGTCAGGCTGTCTGTACTGGATCTCCCTGCAATTCCTGTAA
- a CDS encoding TerC/Alx family metal homeostasis membrane protein, with translation MSSAHLGFPTETVVVFVVMAVGAMFIDLFMHRHDKPISLKSASLWSLFWVMMAMAFAGFLYVHHGAEVASLFLTGYALEEVLSVDNLFVMMAIFAWFGVPDQYRHRVLYWGVIGAIVFRGIFVAIGTSLLSLGPYVEVVFALIVAWTAVMMLRRGEEQDEIEDYSQHLAYRAVKRFYPIWPKITGNAFLLSQKEVDAELEKPENQDVMVGRVKKAKRYATPLLLCVAVVELSDVMFAFDSVPAIIAVSREPLIVYSAMMFAILGLRTLYFVLEALKQYLVHLEKAVIALLFFVAFKLGLNATDHFWHHGFGIGATASLLVVLGVLAAGIVASLLFPGKREA, from the coding sequence ATGTCATCTGCTCATCTCGGTTTCCCGACGGAAACCGTTGTTGTTTTTGTGGTGATGGCTGTCGGGGCGATGTTTATCGACCTCTTCATGCATCGCCATGACAAACCGATCTCACTAAAAAGCGCCTCGTTGTGGTCCCTCTTCTGGGTGATGATGGCGATGGCGTTTGCCGGGTTCCTCTACGTTCATCACGGCGCCGAAGTAGCGAGCCTGTTCCTCACCGGTTATGCGCTGGAAGAGGTGCTCTCCGTTGATAACCTGTTCGTGATGATGGCGATCTTCGCCTGGTTTGGCGTGCCGGATCAGTATCGTCACCGGGTGCTCTACTGGGGGGTTATTGGTGCCATTGTCTTCCGCGGTATTTTCGTTGCCATCGGTACCAGCCTGCTGAGCCTCGGGCCTTATGTTGAAGTGGTCTTTGCCCTGATTGTGGCCTGGACGGCGGTGATGATGCTCAGGCGCGGCGAAGAGCAGGACGAAATCGAAGATTACTCCCAGCATCTGGCCTATCGCGCGGTAAAACGCTTCTATCCGATCTGGCCAAAAATCACCGGTAACGCCTTCCTGCTGAGCCAGAAAGAGGTGGATGCCGAGCTGGAAAAACCGGAAAACCAGGACGTGATGGTTGGACGGGTGAAGAAGGCGAAGCGCTACGCCACGCCGCTGCTGCTCTGTGTGGCGGTGGTTGAGCTTTCAGACGTGATGTTCGCCTTTGACTCCGTACCGGCAATCATTGCCGTCAGCCGCGAGCCGCTGATCGTTTACAGCGCCATGATGTTCGCCATTCTCGGCCTGCGTACCCTCTATTTTGTGCTGGAAGCGCTGAAGCAGTATCTGGTGCACCTGGAGAAAGCGGTGATCGCGCTGCTGTTCTTCGTTGCCTTTAAGCTCGGCCTGAACGCGACGGATCACTTCTGGCATCACGGTTTCGGCATCGGCGCCACGGCGAGTCTGCTGGTGGTGCTGGGTGTACTGGCGGCGGGGATCGTGGCGAGCCTGCTGTTCCCGGGCAAACGCGAAGCCTGA
- a CDS encoding 3-ketoacyl-ACP reductase FabG2, with product MSRSVLVTGASKGIGRAIALKLAADGFTLGVHYHRDAAGAEATLAAIEQAGGNGRLLAFDVGNRAQCREVLEQDMVANGPWYGVVSNAGIARDGAFPALSEDDWDSVIHTNLDSFYNVIHPCIMPMIGARQGGRIITLSSVSGVMGNRGQVNYSAAKAGIIGATKALAVELAKRKITVNCIAPGLIDTGMLEMEEAALKEAMASIPMKRMGQADEVAGLASYLMSDIAGYVTRQVISINGGML from the coding sequence ATGAGTCGTTCTGTTCTGGTTACCGGCGCCAGCAAAGGCATTGGCCGGGCTATCGCCCTTAAACTTGCCGCGGACGGGTTTACCCTCGGCGTGCACTATCACCGCGACGCGGCGGGCGCAGAGGCCACCCTGGCGGCCATCGAACAGGCCGGGGGTAACGGGCGTCTGCTGGCGTTTGACGTGGGCAACCGGGCCCAGTGTCGCGAGGTGCTGGAGCAGGATATGGTGGCAAACGGCCCCTGGTATGGCGTGGTAAGCAACGCCGGGATCGCCCGGGACGGTGCTTTCCCGGCGCTCAGCGAAGACGACTGGGACAGCGTGATCCACACCAACCTCGACAGCTTTTACAACGTCATTCACCCCTGCATCATGCCGATGATTGGCGCGCGTCAGGGCGGGCGGATCATCACCCTGTCGTCGGTGTCCGGGGTGATGGGCAACCGCGGCCAGGTGAACTACAGTGCGGCGAAGGCGGGCATTATCGGCGCCACCAAAGCCCTGGCGGTTGAGCTGGCGAAGCGCAAAATCACCGTTAACTGCATCGCGCCCGGCCTGATTGATACCGGGATGCTTGAGATGGAAGAGGCCGCGCTGAAAGAGGCGATGGCCAGCATCCCCATGAAACGGATGGGTCAGGCGGACGAGGTGGCCGGGCTTGCCAGCTACCTGATGTCGGATATCGCGGGCTATGTCACCCGCCAGGTGATCTCCATTAACGGGGGAATGTTATGA
- a CDS encoding phenolic acid decarboxylase, with protein sequence MSHFDKHDLSGFVGKHLVYTYDNGWNYEIYVKNEQTLDYRIHSGIVANRWVKDQRAYIVRVGESIYKISWTEPTGTDVSLIVNLGDKLFHGTIFFPRWVMNNPEKTVCFQNDHIPLMVSYRETGPAYPTEVIDEFATITFVRDCGANNDAVIDCAASELPADFPNNLK encoded by the coding sequence ATGAGCCATTTTGATAAACATGATTTGAGCGGTTTCGTCGGCAAACATCTGGTATACACCTACGATAATGGCTGGAACTACGAAATTTATGTCAAAAACGAACAGACCCTCGACTACCGTATTCACAGCGGGATCGTGGCCAACCGTTGGGTGAAAGATCAGCGGGCTTATATCGTCCGCGTGGGCGAGAGTATCTATAAAATTTCGTGGACTGAACCGACCGGTACCGATGTGAGCCTGATTGTTAATCTCGGCGACAAACTGTTCCACGGCACGATCTTCTTCCCGCGCTGGGTGATGAATAACCCGGAAAAGACCGTCTGCTTCCAGAACGATCATATTCCGCTGATGGTCTCTTATCGCGAGACGGGCCCGGCCTACCCAACCGAGGTTATCGATGAGTTCGCCACCATTACCTTTGTGCGCGACTGCGGTGCCAATAACGATGCGGTGATTGACTGTGCTGCCAGCGAGCTGCCGGCAGACTTTCCGAATAATTTGAAATAA
- a CDS encoding potassium channel family protein encodes MQILSIIILINLTVIIHSTWMFFVLKVINLHVESVIRIVFRNIGIIMTALFAHLLEASLFAVFYRVVGAFSDWNTSFYFSLVSYATVGYGDVTLPEHWRLIGGIEGLVGALMVGWSVAVLVAVLQRLRGMSQ; translated from the coding sequence ATGCAGATTCTCAGCATCATTATTTTGATCAACCTGACGGTAATCATTCATTCCACGTGGATGTTTTTTGTCCTGAAAGTCATCAACCTGCATGTGGAATCGGTTATCCGCATCGTGTTTCGTAATATCGGCATCATCATGACCGCGCTCTTTGCCCATCTGCTAGAGGCCAGCCTGTTTGCCGTGTTTTATCGCGTTGTCGGGGCGTTTTCGGACTGGAATACCAGCTTCTATTTCTCCCTGGTCAGCTACGCGACAGTGGGCTATGGCGACGTCACGTTGCCGGAGCACTGGCGGCTGATTGGCGGGATAGAAGGGCTGGTTGGCGCGCTGATGGTTGGCTGGTCGGTGGCAGTGCTGGTAGCCGTACTGCAACGGCTGCGCGGTATGAGCCAGTAA
- the uspA gene encoding universal stress protein UspA: MAYKHILIAVDLSPESKVLVDKAVSMARPYNAKVSLIHVDVNYSDLYTGLIDVNLGDMQKRISEETHHALSELSTNAGYPITETLSGSGDLGQVLVDAIKKYDMDLVVCGHHQDFWSKLMSSARQLINTVHVDMLIVPLRDEDDE, translated from the coding sequence ATGGCTTATAAACATATTCTGATCGCTGTTGACCTCTCCCCAGAGAGCAAAGTGCTGGTTGATAAAGCGGTATCCATGGCGCGTCCGTACAATGCGAAAGTTTCCCTGATTCACGTGGACGTGAATTACTCCGATCTCTACACCGGCCTGATTGACGTGAATCTGGGCGATATGCAGAAGCGTATCTCCGAAGAGACTCACCATGCGCTGAGCGAACTCTCCACGAATGCGGGCTACCCAATCACCGAAACCCTGAGCGGCAGCGGCGATCTGGGCCAGGTACTGGTTGATGCCATCAAGAAATACGATATGGATCTGGTGGTCTGCGGCCACCATCAGGACTTCTGGAGCAAGCTGATGTCGTCAGCCCGTCAGCTGATTAACACCGTGCACGTTGATATGTTGATTGTGCCGCTGCGCGACGAAGACGACGAGTAA